The genomic stretch GAGTAAAGACAGGGGAATGAAGCGGAGAGTGCTAGAAAGTGCgttttgttttgtgttgttttcTTCAATAACTAACAAACTCGTATAACTGACGTATATCAACCAAACTCCTCTTACGTTCTTAGTTTTCACATTATTATAATTTTCATTCAAAACAAATGCCGTCCAGTCTAAGATTCATAATCACATTTTATACTAGTAACTGATTTTGGTGACTAATTTTGGTCTACACATTACATAATTGTAAAAACAATTCCTATATTATCAACAACATTTCTGTTAACTTCTGTCGACTCTTGTTTATAAttgtatttaataaaaatatgttttttacGGCCGTGTCTAATAAAACtgtctttatagatatattttttagatatatctctttatacatatatttaaaatataaaaattaattattgttgacAATAAGTTGAcagataatatattaataatttatactttttcttgtaaaaatatttataaaaaaatattatgacaATTAAAACTAACGAACACGTACCTTGTTTTGACTAACGAACACGTATACTCAATAAACTAGCAAGTAGTTgtcaatttaattaattagttaaaagAATTTTGGTTCAATTCAATCAACTTAAGATTTAAGAAGATTTCTAAGCATTTTCTTCAACATAATCCAATACTAAGATTCTTAATGTACACACGTAAACATTGACCCTATAATGTAAGTATGTAATACTAATACAAGTCTACAATTGAATGTAGATTTAAATCTTAGATTTAGATAATAGAGTAGCATATATCCTATGACAATCAACCAATGCAacataaaagaaataataataataataataataataataataataataataataataataataataaatttcaaattcttgtataaatacaaataatatatCTTGGATAAGATAACTAAGGTATAATTATTGTACCTATACTCTTCTATAGCTGTTTCTTTCTGTTTATGTTCTTCTGAGAGCTCTAAGACGAGCTGCCAAATCATCATAATCAGGTAGATTAGGATGCACAATACTCTTCACTTCAGAATCCATTGAAATTGATCTTCCATGCCCTCTTGATGTTTCTTCAACTGATGATGAGTTTGTTGTTCTAGGAGGAAGAGATGTTCCTCTTACATATGATCTTCTGTTCTTGGAAGAATCAGAACCAATAATGTTATCCTCTGTTGCTCTTGATTTCATCATGTTTCTGCTCCTTGATGATGATCTTGGAGCTTGATCCTCATGGTTTGGTTCCGAATCTGtccttgttttcttctttgaatttgaattgatttcGCCTTTGTTAGTTCTTTGTTTGAGGTAAGGAGGAGGAACAAGCCAATAAGGTTTCTTGTTACTGATGATTTCTGTGTCATCCTCGGATATGCTTCCGAGGGAGCTAGAACTCGGCTTTCGGCCGTGGACCGATGACATATCGGTGCTAGAATCGTCGTCGTCGTCACTGCTGATTTGCTGCCTCCATTGTTCAGCATTGAATTCTTTGATTCCTTCTTGTGATGATGCATTATAGTCTGTTTCTTTTTTGTGTTCTTTTTCCACACCAACTTGCTTCTCTGTTTTTTCAGGTTTAGGCCTCTCCTGCAAAATAAAGCATGATTTTATTATACAAATTTTTAGCCTCAACAAATTTTATGCTTTCTACATTTATACAATTCTACAAATCTCATGTGTTAATGTATTTCTGTTACTGATTCCCTTGTAATATATATCAAAGTGGAAAAAATAGTTCATAAAAAACCTCTAtgtttttaaactaaaatatgtTAGTAAATTTTTTACCATAATTATGAGGATGAGATTGAATCGGCCTATTTAAATAGGTTAATCAGAATAGTTACTAAAACGGTCTAATTTTGTGTAAAAATCAGTTATCAACAAACCgattaagaataaaaaacaaACCAATCAAATTGATCAATTTTTAGCGAATAATCagtttaaaataataaacacaaaatatttttgttaaaaatatgttttatacataaatacattatTTTATCGTATCGAATTTGACTCCGGTTGAGTATCGATTGAATTTGTAGACATTTAAACTTCTCATTCTACCGATTTAATGACTGGTTCGATTTTCATACCCTTTCTTTTGATTATTAGttcaaatttatattatatcCATCTCATTAAAGAATATTAGATTGATATACAAAATTGAGACATTTGAAATGTTAATATCTTGACATCATTTAtataagagaaatgttatttatacatcaaaatcagccaccaatatatttgtgtataaatacatgtgtgatttaatttattttcaatgtgtatttgtatttcggcatgtattttatattggtggttgattttggtgattgattttagtgtacataTAGCATGACCCTTTATATAAAGATACATTAATTTTGTGATATATCAATTTTGTTGGGACATTGAATAGTAAGACAAGTTAATGTGAGGACTTACTTCATACAATGATGGCTGTCTAGAAAGCCTTTGCTCTAAAGCTTTGCTATCCCACTCAATAGAGAACTCTTGTGCTATTTCATGCAATAACTGAATCTTCATTTCTCTAGAAGGAGGATCTTTCTTCAACTTGTCAATTAACTATAGAAAAGTAGTTAAAATTAAGTGTCAGATACAAGTATATGTTCAAGAAACTTATGTTATTAGTAATCAAGGATACCTATGATTTAATTATGTGCTATACTTACCTCTTTACTTGTATAAGGTTCAAGAGAATTTCCAAATTTATCTGTAAACAGTGTTCTGAGGTCACGCAATTCTGGAAGATTAGAAATTCTTGCTGCAGCATATATCAATGATGGAACAGCTTCTTTGCATTCATCAGGGCAAATACTGTTTaagaagattaaaaaaatattataaaaatactttattaAATATCAATAGGTCTTCATCtgatttaaataaataaaaaaaatgttcaatcttacaaaatattttgtaataattgtATTTTCTGAATATTATAGTAGGTCATATTATTGAGAAACATACCTCTGCTTAGTTAAGTCTTGAACATGATCTGATATGCATCCAATGAATTGTGCAACAAGTTCATAACAAAATAACATATTTTGCTCCAATACAAGCCCTTCAATCTGCCATCAAGTTCAAACAAACATTTCAACTCACCTTtttcatcataaaaaaaatctctCAACAATAAGGTGAAAACTCACGTGCAGTTTTTCTAAAGTTGATAGTCGAAAACTATTAGCTGAcaatttaatcaaatttgtcAAATCATTTAACAAATCTGGACTATCAATTTTACATGAACACAGCTGCATGTGAGTTTTCACCCAACGATAATTAACTCGACtttaaaaactaactaatcaTTCAACTCAACACCTTTTAAAAATGGCTTCAACATGATTCAATCTCTTAAACTCATGACCTTTGAATTAAACTTCATTTGAATGGAAACATATGGTACTCTTAACTCTCAGGCAAGAAAATTTTCAACAAAGTGAAATGACGAAATTACCCTTTTATAAGCATCATAATAATGTCCATTCCTGAGAAGCTCTGCAATGTCACTCTTCATAATCTTATGAACCGCATTCCTCTTCTTTTGTACACTCTCTAGCCTCGTCCTTAAGAACTTCACGTACGTCAAGCTAACCATAATaatcaacaaaacaaaattataattataaaaacaacaaaatgaatgttccaataataaaaagaagacaCAGAAACAGAAACAGAAACAGAGTAACATAGTTACCATTTTGAGTAGAATCTTGGTTTCAAGAACCAGCGAAACATTTTTTGTCCCCCAGAATCTGAAGTAGTAGTTGCTGATGGCATTTACAACAAGAAGGGGAAAAAAATGGGGAATTTATGTGTGGTTAAATAGGTTGTAAAAACTGAGAATGAACTTGAGGTTAAGCCAAGAATAAGAATTCAAGGATACCTCaaagtaaagaaaagaaatgatatctctctctctctcagaTGAAAAGATTATTGGAATGAACTAATATAAGAGACAAGGAATTTCAAGGAAGCTATGATTGATGATTTAGCAAACTGAAAAAATGCGAAGTGCAATAATGTTATAGTacagagagaaagagaaagaaagagagagaagggagactTTTGGTCAatgaagaatttaaaaaataatatgatattAATTGTAAATTGTAATAAAGTAATATTGATGTAGGTTCATGTTAGTGCCGCAATGTTTGTGccctttatatattttttgcaGACAAAGAGGGAAGGGATTTGTGAGACCAAAAAGGAAGATGACCcataaattatacaaaaatgCTAGTTGTCTGCAAAAAATCTGTACGAACTATAATTCAAATGACACATTCTCTTTTCGAATTCGAATTTCATTCCTAACTACaaaaagtatatataaataaaaaaattgaccACCAAATCtttactatatatttatatatagatgTATATATTGACATTCGCATCTAGTTATCAATAATCTATATCAGTAGTAAATTAAATCAATGTGAAAATTCAGGTGAAgtgacttcacgtgaagttgatatttcAGAGCCgttaaatgaaaatttagttaaatcaaTCAAATTATCTAACGGTTCTCgaatatcaacttcacgtgaaatcgagtgcacctgaattttcaccttaaatcaattaaattcaatttatatgtatatgttatattcgatttatattaataaaaatataatagaatttagttgattcgatttacataaaattactttaagACATATATATAATCTATTTCGTTTTAGGATATTAGTGTAATATTGATTATCATCTGGTTTGTTTATGTGATTTATCCTAGATACTACTAACTACTCATGTTacctttttttctcttttcaatttgttAATGTTTCATTTATAGCTGTTTTAGGAAACAGGTGTCTGTCAATTTATAGGGaatgatctataatattttacaaatcaatcatttttatttttattgttttattgttATGATGTATAGACACTGACACGGATATAGAATACGATACAACATAGGACATGCTGACATgcgaattttaaaattgtataTGATATGAGGACacgcatacatataaaatataaagtattttttagataaatcataatgatattttgatattttattgatattaaatataaattaattatttttaatgtcttattttaattatgtcaagtatttaaaatattttttattttaataaataataatatatattatatttaaatttattttaaaaatatatgttaagaataaatTTAGACACGCTGACACTTGATGATATTTAGGTATATCCAGGCGtgtttgaaaaagaattttttattttttattaagatacaGTTGGACACAACAAACAGACATATTGAATGAATATTAACAAGTGTTGTATCCGAAATGTGTCTGACATGCAGACACAACAACTCAACAAAATATCGGTGTTTCATAACTTTGCTGGCATGAAGTTAGGCATGGATTTTAATTTATACAGTTCTTCATTAATTCGGTATGATTTTATTTGACTTTTGAGGTTGTATTCTTTTATTCCATCACTGTTTATTGATTATCTATATACTCACATAATAGATTTATGTATCCCGTGATAGACTTAAGCAAATAATCTTAATTATATAAGTGGATCAGCTTAttaatacattttttttcttctaaactATTAAATATCTTCCTATTGAAGACAAATTTGTTCCAGTGTTTAAGGTTTCGTGATAGGAAGAATATCTGTCATTTGGGGTCCAAATATACGTTGTTcttcaattatttaatttgatgaCTACTAAGCAATAATCAATCTTTACTTCTGGATTTTATTTTGCAGTGACTCCATAGAAAATTGACAATTTGACTCaaggtgaaaaaaaaaaaagtgttatgcaataatcattttaatttcttacatcaaattaaattttttgtattaaataAAATGTAAACTTTATATAACATGATTTTGACATTTTATTCGATATTCAGAAAAATATATCTTAATGTACAAGATAAATACATAtctcaagaaaaaaaagaataaaataattgagTTGTGTAAGATGATAATAATAAAGGGTTACAACTAGATGACAACCATTTTGTTACAAAGATTGAAGTTGATTGcacatttaatttatttgcttGCTGTCTCCTATGTTGGCGTATAATTGGCGCCAAATATGGTGGGGCCACTCAACTCACATGTCAAGTTGGGCATCTACCATAATATTCATTCATTGAACCAACAATTTTTATTCTTCATCAATTTACTTTTCACATAATTAAATAAAGGTAAAAACTCatgtgcagtcgacttcacttGAAGTTCATTTTTGAGActcgttagataaaaatttagtcaaatcagtcaattTATCTAATGACTCTtagttatcaacttcacgtgaagtcgactgcacctgaattttcatcttaaataaattattcttaaatCTAGTAAAAACTGATATTtcacataaaattaaaaaataaattaaacatgtaaaatatgaaattataagatgattgaaattattatatcataaaatcgcctgatatataataaaaaaattataattaattaatatattttaagaattaaattaaaatttagttatattGTCCTCGTATAGACAAgataatgaaattgaaaaatgagAAATAAATATTTGTGTTAATTAAAGTTTAAAAATGTTAAGAGCCATtataaaccttaaaccctactAAAACCCTAAGAGAAGGAAAAAGTAGAAGTGAGAAAAATGCTACTTTATTTGAGAGGGAAACCTTAGTCAACTTATTAAGTGGTGACCAGCTGAAAAGGTATCTTATTAATTATATGCTTACTACTTTATCAtggtttatttaattttatacatCATCTAGTCATCTATATTAGCTGTTCTCCAAGGTGACttgcaccttcttcttcttctttttattattaaattctCTTATTCCTATGTTATTATGCTATCATAATAtattctttgtttaatttttacttTGCTTAGTTCCCAAGTATACTCAGGCTGCTGCTGATGATCATGCATTCATGCATGCCCATATATAATAACCGATAATCTACTCATCAAAAGCGTGAcaactttaatttaattttctgcatcaTCTTAGGTTACCTTGTAATAGTGGACATACAAAATTTATGGATCATCAAATGTATGTGTCACACgaatatatatattagtataaattagtattttttttcttgcccACCaagatatttaaataaattttcttccAATTATATCAAAGTAAAAAAAAGTGAgaataaattagtattttttttttgcgaacagatatttaaataaattttcttccAATTATatatcaaagaaaaaaatatgaggggagagagagagagagagtgtgtgttttatttcttttttcaaataacAAAAAGAGCAGGACAAGTAAAAAGGGTGTAAGCAGGGTGTCATCTGCCAGCCAAAAGggtgaaaagaaaaataaaaaatcatattaattaaggaaaaaaaaatataagaggACTATGGCTAGTCAAGCCAAATAAAAGGAGTAGTTAATATATTACTATACAATGGGGGTTAAATTTGtggaataaaaaaattgtaccATTATCTTAAATATTGTGTAATTTTGTTAGAATCTTATGTTAGTATTGTGAGGTTTCAAAAGCCTGTACAAGAAGCTTTGTAGAAGAATTGAGACGAGAGAGAGCGAGAGAGAGAAATTGAAATTGTTATTGAAAAATTGAATTGGATTTCTTACAATACAGATATTTATAGGTGATGAGTAAATGTATGATTTGTAAGACTTTAGGTTAGTTAGAGAGTAATAGAATTTAACAGAATTGGATTTAATTGGCATAACTGACTTAACAGCAAATTAAAGGGAGAAGAGTAGTTCATATCTGCCACACTAACATGTCTCCTTAAACCAAGGGCTTCTTAAGGATTTGCTTCAAACACTTTGAGTAAGTTTTTGAACTTGAGAAACGTTGTAGCTAAAAAGGATTTGGTGAGTGTATCTACAAGTTGATCTTGTGATGTGATGTGTTGGATGAAAAGCTCCTTCTTGATAACAAAGTCCCTCACGAAGGATTGATTGAGGGCAAAGTGCTTTAACTTGTTGTGTAAAATTGGGTTGGCAGACAAGAGAACGGCGTTTTAGTTGTCGCAGTATACCATGGCCTTGGTGGAGTATGGTATTTTGACCTCAGTGAGTAAATTTTGTAACCAGATTATCTTATACACTGCATCAGCAATGCTTGTGAACTCTATTTTTGTACTGCTTTTTGAGACTGTAGTTTGTTTTCTGTTTGCCCAGGACACCAAATTTGGACCTAAATAGATTTCATACCCATTAGTAGACTTTCTATCATCAATATCACTAGCCTAATCTAAGTCACAGAAGCCATAAATTCTGAAAGTTATAAATTTTCTGAACCTTAAACCATACTGGGCTGTGCCTGAGAGATACCTAAGAATTCTCTTTACTACTTTCCAGTGAGAATCAAGAGGGTTATGGAGGAATCGTGCAActttatttactaaaaaaaaaatttctggTCTTGTGATTGTATCATACTACAGGACTCCAACGATTGATTTATAGAGTGTGGATTGTTGAAGGTACCATCACCAAAGGTTGAGAGTTTGAGAGATGATGTCATGGGGGTGGTTACAGGTTTGGCATTGTTCATCTCAGCTCTTTTGAGAAGGTCTTGAATGTACTTTGTCTGCTTTAAGATTACTGTCCCATTGCTGCTATGCTTCACTTCAATTTCAAGAAAGTAGTTCATTTTTTCTAGGACTTTTAGAGAAAATGTGATGTGTAGCTGAGTCATGATGGAACTGATCTCTGATTTTGAACTGCCAGTCACAAGAATGTCATCCACATATACTAGAATGTAGGTTGCTGAGGATGAGGTGAATTTGGTGAAGAAAGACACATATGATCTGATGCTTGCAAAGCCAACCTTGTTTAGAATGGAGATTAGTTTTGTAAACCATGTTCGTGGAGCTTGTTTGAGGCCGTAAAGTGATATTTTCAACTGGTATACTTGATGAGGATTTTGGGAAGTGAAGCCTTCTGGTTGTTGCATATATACATCTTCATAGAGGTCATTGTTGAGGAATACATTGTTGAAGTCAAACTAGTGTACTTTCCAGCCTTTTGAAAGTGCTATGCTGAGCAAGACCCGAACGGTTGCAGGTCTGACTACCAGACTAAAGATTTGGTCATAGTCAACCCCATGTTTGTAGTGAAAGCCTTTTGCCACAAGTCTTGCCTTTTACTTCTGAATTGTGCCATTATGGTTCCTTTTGACTCGAAACACCAATTTGCAGCCTATGTTTGTGGAGTTTGGAGGCGGATCCACTAACCTCCATGTATTATTTTTCATTAAGGTTGAGTATTCCTCATGCATGGCTTCTCTCTAGTGTGGGATGGTAAAGGCCTGGGCAATGGACGTCGAAAACTTGTATTTGATGATAGGGTGGCAGTGAACACTCGTGATTTGGTGATACCAATATTGCTTCTGGTTTGCATGGGGTGTGTGTTCTGCACAGCGGTAGGGGCATTGTTGGAGTGAGTATTGAGAGACAACTGTGTGGAATGAGCTGTAGTGACAACAGTAGGATGTTAGACGAGGCCCAATTTCAACCTGCAAGGGGAGAGTTTCAAAAGAATCTGCACTATCAACAATGTTAACTTCAGACTCTGAGTTAGTGACATGAACATGTGTAGTTTGTAATGAATTAGATATAGTATTGGTATTAGTGGAAGATGTATCATAAATGTCTATGCAGGATGGTTTGAAGATGTAAGTGCATGGTGGTATGGTTTTTGAGGTTGCTAGTTTTGGGTTAGAGGAAGAGGGGTGTGATGGAAACAGTGATGGAAAGAAAAATTCAAGTTCATTAAAGATGACATTTCTGGCCATAAAAGCTTTGGCTGATGAAGACAGGCACTTGTACCCCTTGTGGTCAGGGCTGTAACCTATACAGATACATATTTGGTGAATTGATGGTTCAGTTTGTGTTTGTTGTATGGTGTTAGCCAAAGAAAACAGGCACAACTAAAGGCTTTTAGGGAGTTGTAGTCTGGTATAGTGTTGAATAGGGTCTCTAAGGTAGATTTGAGGTTTAGTGTTGCGGTTGCAAGTCTATTGATGAGATAGTTTGAGGTTAGGATAGCCTCATCCCAAAAGGAAAGGGATAGAGAGGCTTGCGACAggagggtgagaaaaatttcCATCAAGTGTTTGTGCTTTCTCTCCACACAACTATTTTGTTGGTATGTGTGTGAGAGCAGATGAGTCTGTGTTGTATTTCTTGATCTCTGAGGTATTGATTGAAGGTGTTTGACATGtactttcctctattattagtTTGGAGGGTCTTGATTCTTTGGCCAGTTTTGTTTTCAATGAGTGTTTTGTATTGGCAAAAGGCTGTGAAAATTTGGGCTTTGCTGTGTAAAAGAAAGGTACATGTGTATCTATTGTATCCATCAACAAGGCAAGCATAATATCTGAATTCGGATTTGCTGGGTTGTGTTGAGGGTCCCCAAAGATCAGAAAAGACTAACTCAACAGGTGTTATGTATTGAGTTTGTGACTGTGGGAAGGGGAGCTGGTGAATTTTGTTAATGGTACAGGATTCACAAAATGCAAGGGTGTTGGTAGTTTGACAGAATGGAATATGTTTGGTGAGTATGATCTTGGTTATTTTCAGGGAAGGGTGGCCGAGTCTTTTGTGCCATAGGTCAAGAGGGTTAATGGTGTTAGTTGTGGCAGTAGATTTGGAATTGAGTGTGGTAGTGGTATGAGCTGTGACATTGGGTATGAAAGTTTGGGTTGGGAATGATTTGTTGTTGACTCTGGTAAATTGGCTAGGATCACAGGAGTTTTTTGTGATTGGAATGGGTAGTGTATTAGTGGGAGTGTTGTGGAGATTCTTGGGAACATCATCTGTGGTGTAATTTGTGACTAATGCAGCAAATCTATTTGTAGATGCAAATTTAGAGGAGATAACTTTATTAGTGCCAGAATGAGCAACATAATTTGCAGTCATATGAGCAGGCTTGTGTAAAGTATTACCATCAAATGCAATTGGTACAGTTATATCAGTGCTGGGATTAGTAACAGAATTTACAATCTTATCAGTAATTTGATTTGAAGTAATAGCATTAGCTAGCATAGGCACATCAGTGCAGGGATTGGCAATAGAATTTGTAATCACATAAgcaattttattatttgaagtAATAGCACCAAGTGCATTGAGTGACACAATTACATCAAAGAACACTGTTTTATTACACAAgctatcattttttttctctaacATTGGTTTTGTTGCTCACACTACTTCTATCAACACTCACACTACTTGTACTACTATAGTCATTCTTAACAGTTTTACTGCTACTATTTGACATTTTTCTTAGAACTTGATTCTCAACAGGTCTtgattcttctttttatttttatttttctctttctttttctttttctttttcttttccttttcgcATACTGCTACTGTTTGCTACTCTTATTTTTTCACTTTGTGTTTTGTTATTCAAGATTGCAGTGTTtgtatttattttcttttgttgattAGCATTGCAAGCTTGTGAagctttgaatttttatttgTCTTCTAGATTGGTCTT from Arachis stenosperma cultivar V10309 chromosome 9, arast.V10309.gnm1.PFL2, whole genome shotgun sequence encodes the following:
- the LOC130947842 gene encoding uncharacterized protein LOC130947842, which encodes MPSATTTSDSGGQKMFRWFLKPRFYSKCLTYVKFLRTRLESVQKKRNAVHKIMKSDIAELLRNGHYYDAYKRIEGLVLEQNMLFCYELVAQFIGCISDHVQDLTKQSICPDECKEAVPSLIYAAARISNLPELRDLRTLFTDKFGNSLEPYTSKELIDKLKKDPPSREMKIQLLHEIAQEFSIEWDSKALEQRLSRQPSLYEERPKPEKTEKQVGVEKEHKKETDYNASSQEGIKEFNAEQWRQQISSDDDDDSSTDMSSVHGRKPSSSSLGSISEDDTEIISNKKPYWLVPPPYLKQRTNKGEINSNSKKKTRTDSEPNHEDQAPRSSSRSRNMMKSRATEDNIIGSDSSKNRRSYVRGTSLPPRTTNSSSVEETSRGHGRSISMDSEVKSIVHPNLPDYDDLAARLRALRRT